In Stanieria sp. NIES-3757, the DNA window TATTTCTTTCTCTAACTTCATTTTGATAACGTAGACGGTTATTAATCAACCCATGAGTTAGCATCCAATCGACAATCATTCCCTCTCTTAGCGATCGCTCGGAAACGGTAATAGAGTTCAGATTGAGCATAGTCATCACTTCTAACAAAATAATTGCCCCAGGAACAATGATTTCCGCCCGTTTATCAGAAATTCCAGGTATGGCAAAGCGTTCCTCATAAGTCATCCCTGCTAATTTTTTGACGATATCTTTTAAGTCTTTACGACTAAATTGATAACCATTGATAGGATTAGGTGCTGTACCTTGTTTTTCTAAAGCATGAACTACGGCTAAGGTTTCAATCGTACCAGAAGTACCGATTAGACGAGGTGTTTCATTTAATTGCAAGTTATGCCAAATTTCTTCAACGGAACGCTCTAACATTCCTCGTACATAAGCACGCAAATAATTCAATTCAATTTCACTAATCGGATCGCTATGAACCAATTCCGCCGTTAAACGTACCGCCCCGATTTTGGTACTGCTTAAAAAACGAGGTTCGTGAATATCTGCTAAAACCAACTCCGTCGAACCACCCCCAATGTCCACAATTACATGAGGATGTTCGCCAAAATCCATTCCTGACAAGACACCAAGATAAATTCGTCGCGCTTCTTCTTGTCCAGAAATCAGATTAACAACAATCCCTAACTCTGATTCAATCTGTTGTAGAAAGGCTTGTCCATTACCCGCTTCTCTTGTTGCACTAGTTGCTACAGCAATAATTTGTTCGGCACGTAGACTATGAGCTAAATCCTTACAACGTCGTAAAGCAGCTAAAGATCTTGCGATCGCTTCAGGAGTCAGATTGCCTGTTTTCGGATCGCGATCGCCCAATCTTACTGTATCTTTTTCTTTAGCTATAATACTAAAAGCTGGTAAATGTGGTTCAACTTGTACGACTACCATGTGAATAGAATTAGTCCCGATATCAATCGCAGCAAGAATTGGTTTATGGGAACCGTTTCCGTTAAAACTAGGTAATTGTTCAGTCTGAATTTGAG includes these proteins:
- a CDS encoding Ppx/GppA phosphatase, translating into MVNSVSQIQTEQLPSFNGNGSHKPILAAIDIGTNSIHMVVVQVEPHLPAFSIIAKEKDTVRLGDRDPKTGNLTPEAIARSLAALRRCKDLAHSLRAEQIIAVATSATREAGNGQAFLQQIESELGIVVNLISGQEEARRIYLGVLSGMDFGEHPHVIVDIGGGSTELVLADIHEPRFLSSTKIGAVRLTAELVHSDPISEIELNYLRAYVRGMLERSVEEIWHNLQLNETPRLIGTSGTIETLAVVHALEKQGTAPNPINGYQFSRKDLKDIVKKLAGMTYEERFAIPGISDKRAEIIVPGAIILLEVMTMLNLNSITVSERSLREGMIVDWMLTHGLINNRLRYQNEVRERNIYKIAHKYQVNVAFSERVANFALSIFDQTKGILHDWGNLERELLWSAAILHNCGVYISHSSHHKHSYYLIRNAEILGFNELELELIANLARYHRKSKPKKKHEGYPKLPHKEYQLIVKQLSAILRLAVALDRRQKGAIAGVKCNYDQNNRILDLNLIPSELGDDCALELWSLDYKKVVFEEEYGVKVIASLSR